GCGAAAGTCCGGCACGCCGTCCGGCAGCTTGGCGCGCTTGACCCGGTCATACACCCGCTGGGCCACCGGCAGCTGTTGCAGCTGGCGGCGCAGGTCGTCGATCAGGCGCTGGTCCAGGCGCGCGTTCGGTGGGTGTTTTTCGAACAGCGCCTGCAGGTGCCCGGTCAGGGCCTGACGCTGGTCCGGCGGCAGGTCGCGGGCCAAGGTGTGATCCCAGTCCAGGGTGATCCAGGCCTTGATGAAGTCCGGGTCGTAGTGCTCGCTGTCCGCCAGCATCAGGTAGGCCTTGAGCCCCTCGTAGAGGAAGTCCGAGTTGCCGCCGCTGTGCAGTTGCTCTTCGATGCGGGTCATCAGCCGTGGGGCGAACACCGCCACCAACAGCTTGCGATAGACGCTGGCGGACTCGGCTTCGAGCATGTCGCCCTGGTACAGGCCCAGGCCTTCGGCCCAGCCCGGGGCGTCGCCGGCCAGGTGGCGGGTGGCGTTGAGCAGCGGCAGCACCGCCAGCACATCGCGCTGGGCCGGGCTGAGGTTCTGCACGTCCTGGCGCACCGGGCCGACGCGCTGGTCGACCTGGGCAATGTAGGCCTGGTTGGCCCTGTAGCTGATGATCCACAAGGTGCTGACCACCAGCACCAGGGCTACGGTGCCAGCCAGGGCGCCACGGGCGATCCATTTGCGCCGGCGCTCGACCTTGGGGTTGACCCCCACCAGCCCGCGCTCGGCAAAGGCCACGGCACTGAACAGCTTCTCGATGAAGTAGCTGCGCCCGGTGCCGGTCTGCCGCGCCAGGTGCTGGCGGTCCAGGTTCATGCTCTGGGCCATGGCGCCGATCAGGCGGTCGATCGGGCTGCCTTCCTGGGTGCCGCTGGTGAAGTACACCCCGCGCAGCAGTACCCGCTCTTCGAAGGCATTGGGCTTGAACACCCCTTCCAGGAAGCTCTGCAAGGATTCCTTGAGCGCTGCGAACTGCTGCGGGAAGCCGTAGATCAGGTCGCGCCGCGCCGGGTCGCGTTCCTGCTGCAGGCGTTCCACCAGGCGCTCGTTGAGCCGCTGCTCCAGGGCCGCCAGTTCCGCCGGCAGGTGGGCCAGGGGGCTGTCACCGCTCTTGCCGTCGTCCAGGGCGAAGGTCATGCCCCAGACCTGGGCCCGCTCTTCCTTGCTCAGGGAGTCGAAGAACTCCATGAAACCCGGCACCAGATCGAGCTTGGTGAGCATCAGGTAGATCGGGAAGCGCACTCCCAGCTGGGTGTACAGCTCCTGGATCCGCAGGCGGATCGCTGCGGCGTGGGCAGCGCGCTCCGCTTCGCTGCCGAGCAACAGGTCGGAGAGGCTGATGGCAACGAAGGCGCCATCGATCGGCCGCCGCGAGCGCTGGGTTTTCAGCAGGTCGAGAAAGCCCAGCCAGGCTGCCTTGTCCACCGTGGCATGGCTGTCCTGAGTGGTGTAGCGGCCGGCGGTATCGAGCAGCACGGCCTGGTCGGTGAACCACCAGTCGCAGTTGCGGGTGCCGCCCACGCCGCGTACGGCACCGGCGCCCAACTGGGCGGCCAGGGGGAAATGCAGGCCGGAATTGACCAGTGCGGTGGTCTTGCCGGAACCCGGCGGACCGATGATCACGTACCACGGCAGCTCGTAGAGATTGCGTCGCTCGTCACCGCCGAGCTTGGCCTTCTTCAGCAGCGCCAGGGCTTCGTCCATGCGCTGGCGCAGGGCGGCCAGTTCCTCGGCAGTGGCCACGCTGTCCGGGTCCGGCGGGGTGTCGGCGGCCAGGCTCTGCAAGACCTTGGCCGCATGCCGACGGGTCTGGATGATGCAAAACACCCGGTAGCCGATCCACAGCGCGAAGATGAAAATGATCAGCGCCCAACGCCGGCCTTCCGGTACCAGGAACTCCAGCAACGGGCCAATGAACCAGATGATCAGGCTCAGGGCGATCAGCCCCAGCAGCGGGATCACCCAGCGAATCACAAAACTGAAAAACGCCTTCACTCGACCCCCTCCGCCAATACGCTGATTTCTACCCGACGATTACGTGCCCGCCCTTCGGCGGTGGCATTGGTTGCCAGCGGCTCGGTGTCACTGCGGCCTTCGGCGCTGAAGCGCTCCGGCTGCCCGGTCTTCGCCGCGAGGATCTGCAACACCGACTCGGCGCGGGCCTGGGACAGCTTCCAGTTGGACGGGAAGCGCAAGGTGGCGATCGGTCGGTTGTCGCTGTGGCCGGTGATCCGCACCTGGCCCTTGACCTTGCGCACCGCGTCGGCGATGCGCAGCATCAGCGGCTGGTAGTCGTCGAGGATGCTGGCGCTGGCCGAGGCGAACAGCTCGTCGCCACGGATGGTCACCACCGAACGATCGACGGCGTCTTCCACCGCCACCCGCCCGGCCTTGATGTCCTCGGCGAGGAAGCCCGCCAGGCGCGGACGCTCGACAATCTTCGGCTGGATCACCGGGCGGTCCAGGGTCTGCACCGGGATCTCGCCCAGGGCATGGATGTTCTTGAACACCGGCTCGGCGTCCGCCGCCAGTTTCAGGCGCAGGCCGAACAGCAGCGCCAGGAGCAGGGCCACGCCGATGGCGATGCCGACCCAAGGCGGCATGAACTGGGCCAGCCGGTCACGAGCCACGCTGACCCCGCGCCAGTGTGGCGACAGCTCGCGCTCGTGCTCGCCACGGGCGCTGCGGATGGTGGCCGCGGTGCGCTCGCGCAGGGCCTCGAGCTGGCTGCGGCCATCGATCATCACCCGGTAGCGGCCTTCGAAACCCAGGCACATGCACAGGTACAACAGCTCCAGCAGGTACAGGCGCTCGCGCGGGCTTTGCAGGCAGTGCTCCAGCAGCTGGAAGACCTTCTCGCCGCCCCAGGCCTCGTTGTGCACGGTGATCAGTAGGCTCTGCTTGCCCCAGTCGCTGGTGCTGCCCCAGGGCGTGCTCAGCACGGCTTCATCCAGGGCAGTACAGAGCGCATAGCGCGCCAGCAGCACGTCGTTGCGCGGCACGCCGGCGGCTTCCGCGCGCTCCTCGAACTGGCGCAGGTAGGCCAGCAGTTGCGCCCTCAGGCTGGCCGGCGCCGGGTGCGCCAGGGTGCTGCGCAACCTTGTGAGCAAGGCCAGCAGCGGGCCCGCGGCGCTTTCCAGGGGGTTCAGGCCACGGGCCTGGCCGGCCGGCAGCGGCGCCGCTGGCATGGCCAGCGACGGCGCGGGCGCAGCAGCCGGGCGCCCGGGCTCGGGAGCACGGCCACCGGGGCGCGGCATGAATTGGGTACGGTCGTTGGGCGGGGACGGCTGCCCTGGCGAATCGTCGAAAGGATGCATCGCGACTTATCCTCGAATGGCCCAGAAGGCCAGGTTCAAGCCCGGGAATTCTCCCGCGACGTGGAACGCGAAGCCGCCGGAGTGAACCAGTTGTTTCCAGTGCTCGCTGCCACGGTCCAGCTCGTAGTAGGTCGAGCCTGCGTGGTACGGCAGTTGCCGCGGCGCCACCGGCAGCGGCAGCAGGCCGATGCCCGGCAGCTGCAGGTTGACCAGGTCGCGGATGTGCTCCACCGAACCCACCTTGCTCTGCTGGGCAAAGCGCCCGCGCAGGGTTTCGCCCGGCACGTCGGCACGCACCACCAGGATGAAGCTGGCGTTCTCCAGCAGGGTGCGGTCGGCCAGCATCGCCACGTGTACGCCGTAGGCTTTCTCGACGATGGGGATCGGCGTTGCCTTGCTGTCGATCAGCATCGACAGCGCTTCACGCAGGGCCTGCATCACCGGGGCGAAACTCATGGCCAGCTCATCGTGCTGGTACTGCGGGTATTGCTCAGGGCGCCGGGCGCTGTGGGTGAAGGTCGAGAACTCGCCGGCCAGGCTCACCAGCTCGCTGAACAGGCGCTCGGGGTGCAGCGGGCTGATCTGGCTCAGGTGGTTGACCAGGGGCTGGGCGCGGTTCACCAGTTGCAGGAGCATGAAGTCGGCGATTTCCGAAGCGCCCCCCGCGCCCGATGCCACCACGCGCCCGGCCAGGGCCTCGCCGCGCTGGTGCAGCAGGCCCAGCAGCTCGCTGCGAAAGGCGCTCAACGGCTTGGACGCGGCCACGTCCAGCACCGGCGGAATGTAGCTGTCGTCCAGCACCAGAGCACGGTCGGCGCGTTTCTCCTTGACCCGCACCACGCCAATGGCGGCGTAGTCGCTGAGGCCGTCCTGGGCGGTGAGCAGGCGCAGGGCCCGAGAGCCCACGGCCACCGGCGCGCGGTTCTCGAACGGTGCGTTGTCGTCACGCACCTCGCGCACCTGGCTCAGGTAGCGGGCACCGCCCAGCTCTTCGCCCTCGTCCACGGTGTCCCGGGCGCCGGCGCGCTTGAGGGGCAGCGCCAGGTACACCAGGCCGTCACGCAGGTTGTCGTCGATGCACAACGGGCTGGGCGCCAGGTCGTCATGGGGAATGTTGAACGGCGTGCCGTCAGGCAGCAGGCCACGGGCGCTGACGATGGCCAGCTTGCCCTGGGCCAGCAGGCCCTGATCGATACGCAGCTCGGAGAACCCCCAGGCTCCCGTCGACAGCGGGCGGCTGCGGGCGTCGATGAGGTTTTCCAGGTAACGGTCATGCTGCTGGAAGTGCTGGGTTCCAATGAACATGCCTTCCGACCAGACCACGCGATTGTTCCAGGACATGGTTGCTCCGATTGCCTATTGGGCAGGGCTGGATGGGGATGCCACGAGCTCGGCGCTGACCGCGCGGACGTCGAGGACGATCTGATATTGGTTGCTCAGGCGCTGCGCGGTGTTGACCCCGACCCGCCACAGGGCCTGGTCCACTTCGCGATAGCCCACCAGCAGGCCGACCTGACGGGTGGCCGGGTCCAGGGTGCGCTTGAGGGTGAACTGGTCGCCGGGCTTGACCAGCACTTCATCCTGGTCGATCAGGTCCGGGCCGAGGGTAGCCGGCGCCCGCTCCGCCAGGGCGAAGTAGTCGGCGCGCATGAAGGTGGCCGGATTCTTCAGCTCGAAGATCCGTACCCGCACCGGCGTGCTCTGGCCATCAGGCCCGGGGTTGAGCCCGCTGACCGCCTGGAAATGCAGCTCCACAGTCGTGGCGCCGGGCGCTTCCTTGGCCGGTTCGCCGGGAGGTGGTGTGTCCTTGGCACAGGCCGCCAGTACCAGCATGGCAACCAATGTCAGCAATCGTTGAATCATCCTGCGTCCTCAATGACGTATCAGCTGTCCGTGTATCCGTGTTTTTCGGGTGTTCCAGGCGCGCTCAGGAACGGCGCAGCCGGTGGGTGTGTTCTTCATAGGCGCGGCTGAACTCACGACCGAAGAGGTCCTGGAAATCGTCCTGGGCCTCTTGGGAAATCTGTTTGTAGAGTGCAGTGAACTGCTGCCAGTTCTGCGCCTGGCGCGAGCCGCTGAACAGGTTGCCCAGGCCGCCGGGGCGAGCCATGCGAGCTTCCAGTTCAGTGGGCTCGAAGCGCCCCAGCAGGTGCTTGATGGCCGCTTCCACACCGGCCATGACCGCCAGCTGGTGCGCCCGCAGGTCATCGAAACTGTCCTGCACGGCCTGATCCGGAGCCATGAATGCCTGGTTGCTGTGACGCAGCAGCAGGAGCATCGCCTCGTCCACATTGGGGGCGAACTTCAGCGGGTTGTTTTCCACCGGGCGGATCATCGTCTGCTGCATGCGGAACTCGCCCTTGAGGCTGCTGCGGGCACGCAACACATCGATCAGGCCCTCGACCATCAACCGGTAGCTGCGACCCAGGCTTTCCATCTGGGCCTGGGCCTGCTGCGGCTCGATACGCAGTTGATCGAGCCCGGCCCCGCGCAGGAAGGCCTGGAGCAGATCCCCCTGGGGGGCGACCGGGGCCGGCGCGGGCGTGACAACAGGAGCCAGCTCCACTTCGGAAACCACCGGTGCCACGGGCGCCTGGGCGATCGGCTGCGGCTGCGGCTGCGGCTGCGGCTGCGGCTGCGCGGGTTCTGCCGCGAACGAGGCCTGGTGGGCAATCGGCGCGGCAGCAACCACCGGCGGGGCAACCACGGGCGGCGCACTGGGCACTGGCGCAGGGCTTGCGGGCGTCGAGCCGAACAGGTCCCAGTCCTCCGGAATCACCGCCCCGCCCTGGGGCGCCGATGGCTCAGGCGGTGCCACGGGCTGGGGCACCGCGGTGGGGGTCGGCGGGCGAAAATCGTGCTGCTCGGCCGGCACGTGGTCCGGCTGGGTGGCCGGCGGGGTCGCGCTGGGGGCGAGAAAGTCGAACAGATCGGGAAAGGTGTCCTGGGCCGAGGCACCCTGGAAGTGCGCCACCGGGGCCATGGAAATCGGTTCGATGGGGGTCGGCGAAGCCGCCTGACGCCCCATCAGCGCCTCGAAACTATTGGAGCTGTCCCCGGAAAAGGGTTCAGCCCCCGGGCGGTTCAGACTGAAATCGATGCGCGCACTGATTTCATAATCGCCAATGCGAATAACCTCGCCATCTTCCAGAGGCTCGCTGCTACCCCGGCGCATACGAATACCGGCACGGACTAACTCCACACCATTAGTACTGTTATCGGTCAAATAATAACGGCCATCCTTGTATTGGATGACACAGTGCCGCGCGGAAACTAAGCGTTCGGGATCAGGAAGTACCCAGTCATTATCGGAACTGCGGCCAATTGCCATCATTCCCTGGTCCATTAGTTTTTCAGGGCATTGACCAGGGGTAATCTTGTGATAACTAGTGATAGTCAAACACAGCGACATCGCGCCTCCTTGCTGTACTTCCGCGTGCGAACCGGCGAAGGGAAAAAAGTTCCGTGAAAAAATGAAAAGTCCGCAAAAAATCCTTTAAACAGCGCCGTTCACAGCATGATCGCTTAACTTAAACTACACGCATGACAAAAGCTTTTCGTACCGCCCCGATCTGACTCGCCGGTCAAGGAGCTATAAGGCGACATAACACTGTCATGCGGGGCGAATAGCTTACCTTGACAAGGCACAACTACTACACCAAAAATGCACAACTTCTTGAACACGGATGATGGCTCACTAGTATCAACGAGTCCATATAAACCAAGAAATGTGCGCGAGTTCACAAACAAACTAGTGCATTAATTGCCTGACTGTCCTGCAGGCTGATAGGGAGATCAAACCAGGTGGATGTACCGATGTTGCTCGCCGCGGTTTCAGCAACTTCGCCTTGTGGCGAAGACCTGGAATATGACGCGGATTTCTTGCACTTGGAGCGGGCCGCACAGGGCCAGCCCGAGCGCAGCATGGGCGACTCGATCCTGCCGGCCGAGCCGCCGGACTGGCGCAGCATCCAGCAACAGAGCCTGGACCTGCTGGCGCGCAGCAAAGACCTGCGCATCACCCACTTCCTCCTGCAGAGCACCCTGGCCCTCGAAGGCCTGCCGGGCCTGGCCACCAGCCTCGAACTGATCGACGGCCTGCTCCGGGATTACTGGGCGGACCTGCATCCGCGCCTGGACGCCGACGACGACAACGACCCCACGGTGCGTATCAACGCCCTGGCCGGCCTGGCGTCCGACACCACCATCGGCCTGCTCCGCGAAGCCATCCTGACCCGTTCCCGGACCTTCGGCCCGGTGAGCCTGCGAGCCGCGCTGAACGCCGCCGGCCTGCAGCACTTTTCCGGCGAGAGCCTGGGCTCCGACCACCTGGCCGGCGCCCTGCAAGACAGCGACCCCGAGCACCTGGATGCGATTCGCAGCGCCTTGAACGCAGCCCGCTCGGCGGCCGAAAGCATCGAGAAACAGGTCAGCGAACAAGTAGGCTCGGCCAGCGGTGTAGACCTCACGGCCCTCAAGCAACCCCTGCGCCTGGCGCTGCAGGTGCTGGGCCAGCACGCCCCGCAAGGCGCGCAGAACGCGGTCGAGGAACACGCCGATGGGCCGTCCACCGAAGAGCCCGGTGCGCCCGCAGCGCCAGCCCCGGTACGGATTTCCGGCGAGATCAGCAGCCGCGAAGACGTGCTGCGCAGCCTTGACCGGCTGCTGGCCTACTACAGCCGCCACGAGCCTTCGAGCCCGTTGCCGGTGCTGCTCAACCGGGCCAAGAACCTGGTCAACGCCGACTTCGCGGCCATCGTGCGCAATCTGATTCCCGACGGCATGTCCCAATTTGAAAACCTGCGCGGCCCTGAATCCGACTAACCCCGGAACAACCGAGCAGTATCGTCAGCGGCAACCACCGACCGACGCCAACACCGTCGCAGCAGCGACCAGGAGCACAACGTGGCGAAGCAAAGTTCTCAAAAGTTCATCGCGCGCAACCGCGCGCCCCGGGTGCAGATCGAGTACGACGTCGAACTCTACGGCGCCGAGAAAAAGGTCCAGCTGCCCTTCGTCATGGGCGTGATGGCCGACCTCGCCGGCAAGCCCGTGGAGCCCCTGGCGGCCGTGGCCGATCGCAAGTTCCTGGAAATCGACGTCGATAACTTCGACTCGCGCCTCAAGGCCATGCAGCCTCGGGTGGCCTTCCACGTGCCCAACGAACTGACCGGCGAAGGCAACCTGAGCCTGGACATCACCTTCGAGAGCATGGACGACTTCAGCCCGGCGGCCGTGGCGCGCAAGGTCGATTCGTTGAACCAGTTGCTGGAAGCCCGCACCCAGCTGGCCAACCTGCTGACCTACATGGACGGCAAGACCGGCGCCGAAGAAATCATCATGAAAGCCATCAAGGATCCGGCGTTGCTCCAGGCCCTGGCCAGTGCGCCAAAGCCTGCTGACTCCGAGCCGAACGCGTAAATCAGGACCAACGATCATGACCGAATTGATGCGTGACAATCAGGCGCAACCCGGCGCCACCGAGCAGGCCAGCGAATTCGCATCGCTGCTGCTGCAGGAATTCAAGCCCAAGACCGAGCGTGCTCGCGAAGCCGTGGAAACCGCGGTGCGGACCCTGGCCGAACAGGCCCTGGCGCAGACCGACCTGGTGTCCAACGACGCCATCAAGTCGATCGAGTCGATCATCGCCGCCATCGACGCCAAGCTCACCGCCCAGGTCAACCAGGTGATCCATCACCCGGAATTCCAGAAGCTGGAAAGCGCCTGGCGCGGCCTGCACTACCTGGTGAACAACACCGAGACCGACGAGCAGCTCAAGATCCGCGTGCTCAACATCTCCAAGCCGGAGCTGCACAAGACCCTGAAGAAATTCAAGGGCACGGCCTGGGACCAGAGCCCGCTCTTCAAGAAGATGTACGAAGAGGAATACGGCCAGTTCGGCGGCGAGCCTTACGGCTGCCTGGTGGGCGACTACTACTTCGACCAGTCGCCACCGGATGTCGAGCTGCTGGGCGAGCTGTCCAAGGTTTGCGCCGCCATGCACTCGCCGTTCATCGCCGCGGCTTCGCCGACCGTGATGGGCATGGGCTCGTGGCAGGAACTGTCGAACCCGCGCGACCTGACCAAGATCTTCACCACCCCGGAATACGCCGGCTGGCGCTCGTTGCGTGAATCGGAAGACTCGCGCTACATCGGCCTGACCATGCCGCGCTTCCTGGCGCGCCTGCCATACGGCGCCAAGACCGACCCGGTGGAAGCCTTCGCCTTCGAGGAAAACACCGACGGCGCCGACAGCTCCAAGTACACCTGGGCCAACGCCGCCTACGCCATGGCCGTGAACATCAACCGTTCGTTCAAGCATTTCGGCTGGTGCTCGCGGATCCGCGGCGTGGAGTCCGGCGGCGAGGTGGAAAACCTCCCGGCCCACACCTTCCCCACCGACGACGGTGGCGTGGACATGAAGTGCCCGACCGAGATCGCCATCTCCGACCGTCGTGAAGCGGAACTGGCGAAGAACGGCTTCATGCCACTGCTGCACAAGAAGAACACCGACTTCGCCGCCTTCATCGGCGCCCAGTCGCTGCAGAAGCCGGCCGAATACGACGACCCGGACGCCACCGCCAACGCCAACCTGGCCGCGCGCCTGCCGTACCTGTTCGCCACTTGCCGCTTCGCTCACTACTTGAAGTGCATCGTGCGCGACAAGATCGGCTCCTTCAAAGAGAAGGACGAGATGCAGCGCTGGTTGCAGGACTGGATCCTCAACTACGTCGACGGTGATCCGGCGCACTCCACCGAAACCACCAAGGCCCAGCACCCACTGGCCGCGGCGGAAGTGGTGGTCGAGGAAGTCGAAGGCAACCCCGGCTACTACAACTCGAAGTTCTTCCTGCGCCCGCACTACCAGCTCGAAGGGCTGACCGTGTCGTTGCGCCTGGTATCCAAACTGCCGTCCGCCAAGGGCGCCTAACCCATAACCGACTCAAACCTGCGGCCGCAGCCACAGGCCGCGCGAGGTCCACAGGGCCTCGCGCAGCGGCGACAGAAGCTGAATCAACATCGTGGCAAGTGCCACACAGGGAGAAAACATGGCTGTTGATATTTTCATCAAGATCGGTGACATCAAGGGCGAGTCCATGGACAAAGCCCACAAGGACGAAATCGACGTGTTGAACTGGAGCTGGGGCATGTCCCAGTCCGGCAACATGCACGTTGGCGGTGGCGGCGGCGCGGGCAAGGTGAACATCCAGGACCTGTCGCTGACCAAGTACGTGGACAAGGCATCGCCGAACCTGATGATGCATTGCTCCAGCGGCAAGCACATCGACAAGGTGCGCCTGACCGTGCGCAAGGCCGGCGGCGAAAGCCAGGTCGAGTACATGATCATCGACCTGGAAGAAGTGCTGATCACTTCGCTGAGCACCGGCGGTTCGGGCAGCGATGACCGCCTGACCGAAAACATCACCCTGAACTTCGCTCAGGTGATGGTCGAGTACCAGCCGCAGAAAGCCGACGGCACCAAGGACGGCGGCCCGATCAAGTACGGCTGGAACATCCGCTCCAACACCAAGCGCTGATCCGCTTCGGTCGCTGCCCTGTGGCGGCGACCGGCCCGGCCCTCGCGTTGCGCCTGGCGCAACGCGAGGACGGTTGGCCAGGACCGCGTCCTCGTGAGTCTTTGGTTATGCCCCTTTTCGTGACGTCATGCCTGCGCAATCCGATCCTGGAGCGAACCCCTTGGTAACCGACATCGCCGCCCGCGATCGCTTGCAACCCTCCCTGCTGGATCGTCTGACCGACGATGAACCCGGCAACCTGAAAGAAAGCCCGGACAAACGCGTGCTGTCCCTGAGCCAGCTCAAGGCCTCGGTACTGCGCGACCTGGCATGGCTGCTCAACACCACTTCCCTGCTGGAAGCCGACGCCACCCTGCACACCCCCGCCGGTACTTCGGTGGTCAACTACGGCCTGCCGGCCCTGGCCGGGTACAGCGCTTCGAGCATCGATATCCCGGCCCTGGAGGCGCTGATCCACCAGGCCATCGCCACCTTTGAGCCGCGCATCCTGCGCAGCACCCTGCGGGTACGCGCACGCACCGCGCCCGGGGAAATGAACCACAACGCCCTGAGCTTCGAGATCGAAGGCGACCTCTGGGCCCAGCCGATGCCCCTGCGCCTGCTGCTGCAAACCGACATGGACCTGGAATCGGGCCACGTACGAGTAGTGCACGCCGACTCCCGGAGGCGCTCATGAACCCGCGCCTGCTGGAGCTGTACAACCAGGAACTGCACCACGTGCGCGAAAGCGCCGCGGAGTTCGCCAAGGAATTCCCGAAGATCGCCAGCCGCCTGACCCTGTCGGGCATGGACTGCGCCGACCCCTATGTCGAGCGCCTGCTGGAGGGCTTCGCCTACCTGACTGCCCGGGTGCAGCTCAAGCTCGACGCCGAGTACCCGACCTTCACCCACAACCTGCTGGAGATCGCCTACCCGCACTACCTGGCACCGACCCCGTCGATGACCGTGGTGCAGTTGCAGGCCGATCCCGACGAAGGTTCCCTGAGCAGCGGCTTCACCCTGGAGCGCGACACCAGCCTGCGCGCCGCCCTGGGCCGCGATACCCAGACCTGCTGCGAATACCGCACCGCGCACTCGGTGACCCTGTGGCCACTGCAAGTGGCCCAGGCCGAATACTTCGGCAACCCGTCGGCAGTGCTCGGGCGCCTGGCCGCCAGCGAGCCCAGGGCCAAGGCCGGGCTGCGCCTGACCCTGCGCACCGGCGCCGAACTGCCGTTCAACAGCCTGGCCCTGGACGAGTTGCCGCTGTACCTGAACGGCAATGACGAACAGCCGTTCCGCCTCTACGAACAACTGCTGGGCAACGTCTGCGCGGTGTTCGCCCGGGCCCCGGGCGGCGACTGGGTCGAGCGCCTGCCCCCGGACGCCCTGCGCTCGCGCGGTTTCGACGACCGCGACGCGGCGCTGCCGGTGGTGCCCCAGGCCTTCCAGGGCTACCGCCTGCTGCAGGAATACTTCGCCCTGCCCAACCGCTTCCTGTTCGTCGAATTCGCCCAGCTGGGGCGCGCGGTCCAGCGCTGCGCCGGCCAGGAGCTGGAGCTGATCGTGCTCTTCGAGCGCTTCGACCAGAGCCTGGAAGGCAGCGTCGGCACCGCTCAGTTCGTGCCCTTCTGCACCCCGGCGATCAACCTGTTTCCCAAGCGCCTGGACCGTATCCACCTGTCCGACCGGGTCAACGAGCACCATGTGATCGCCGACCGCACCCGACCGATGGATTTCGAGGTCCACTCGCTGACCGCCATCAGCGGCCACGGCACCGGCCCGGAACAGCCGTTCCTGCCGTTCTACGCCGTGCGCGATCCATCCCGCTACGGCCGCGACCAGTCCTACTACATCGTCCGGCGCGAGCCGCGGGTGCTGTCCAGCGACCAGCGTCGCAACGGCCCGCGCTCCACCTACATCGGCAGCGAATCCTTCGTCAGCCTGGTGGACAGCCAGCAGGCGCCCTATCGCCACGACCTGCGCCAGCTCGGGGTCAGCGCGCTGTGCACCAACCGCGACCTGCCACTGTTCATGAACACCGGCAACGGCAAGACCGACTTCACCCTGGCCGACAGCGCCCCGGTACAGGCCATCCGCTGCCTGGCGGGCCCGAGCCGGCCGCGCCCCAGCCATGCCCACGACGGCAAGGCCTGGCGCCTGATCAGCCAGCTATCGCTGAACTACCTGTCCCTGAGCGAACAGGGCCAGGGCGCGGCGGCCCTGCGCGAACTGCTGCGGTTGTACGGCGACAGCAACGACGCGGCCCTGCAGTTGCAGATCGAGGGCCTGCGGGAAGTCAGCAGCAAGGCGGTGACCCGGCGCCTGCCGATGCCCGGGCCGATCGTCTTCGGCCGGGGCCTGGAGATCACCCTGGAGTTCGATGAAAACGCGTTCCGCGGCACCGGGGTGTTTCTGCTCGGCGCGGTATTCGAGC
The DNA window shown above is from Pseudomonas protegens CHA0 and carries:
- the tssM gene encoding type VI secretion system membrane subunit TssM translates to MKAFFSFVIRWVIPLLGLIALSLIIWFIGPLLEFLVPEGRRWALIIFIFALWIGYRVFCIIQTRRHAAKVLQSLAADTPPDPDSVATAEELAALRQRMDEALALLKKAKLGGDERRNLYELPWYVIIGPPGSGKTTALVNSGLHFPLAAQLGAGAVRGVGGTRNCDWWFTDQAVLLDTAGRYTTQDSHATVDKAAWLGFLDLLKTQRSRRPIDGAFVAISLSDLLLGSEAERAAHAAAIRLRIQELYTQLGVRFPIYLMLTKLDLVPGFMEFFDSLSKEERAQVWGMTFALDDGKSGDSPLAHLPAELAALEQRLNERLVERLQQERDPARRDLIYGFPQQFAALKESLQSFLEGVFKPNAFEERVLLRGVYFTSGTQEGSPIDRLIGAMAQSMNLDRQHLARQTGTGRSYFIEKLFSAVAFAERGLVGVNPKVERRRKWIARGALAGTVALVLVVSTLWIISYRANQAYIAQVDQRVGPVRQDVQNLSPAQRDVLAVLPLLNATRHLAGDAPGWAEGLGLYQGDMLEAESASVYRKLLVAVFAPRLMTRIEEQLHSGGNSDFLYEGLKAYLMLADSEHYDPDFIKAWITLDWDHTLARDLPPDQRQALTGHLQALFEKHPPNARLDQRLIDDLRRQLQQLPVAQRVYDRVKRAKLPDGVPDFRLSEAGGRDAALVFTRKSGKPLSEPLSGLFTAKGYRQGFLLASLNQAGTLAEEQWVLGRDQADQQNVASLAADVRRLYFQDYLRQWDALLADIDFVPITSVAQAADVLRILSGPTSPLKKLLVAVAKETDLQQEERLLAAQGQKVEGGVDQLKQRLGTLLGQEQSANPAAVASSEDPVSAHFAELNSLVSKGEGEPAAIDGLLADMNALYVQVSAMVGASGDALLGEAKNQASAAAARVSLTAERQPPVVQGLVKSVVGSTTNTMMGGVRNQLNAAWVSEVVNVYRQSLSGRYPMSPGSSRDATLEDFGQFFGTGGVMDNYFRKYLQPYVNTSTTTWSWQPGAAQKLGISPGVLQTFQRASNIRDAFFRSSGGTQPAVRFELKPVAMDADISQFLLDLDGQQLSYDHGPSRPVAMQWPNPGSIGVVRLSIMPPSATGRSGITLDGPWAWFRLLEQSDLTATNSPDRFNLRLRVDGASISYELRASSAFNPFKSRVLSGFSLPERL
- a CDS encoding DotU family type VI secretion system protein, with amino-acid sequence MHPFDDSPGQPSPPNDRTQFMPRPGGRAPEPGRPAAAPAPSLAMPAAPLPAGQARGLNPLESAAGPLLALLTRLRSTLAHPAPASLRAQLLAYLRQFEERAEAAGVPRNDVLLARYALCTALDEAVLSTPWGSTSDWGKQSLLITVHNEAWGGEKVFQLLEHCLQSPRERLYLLELLYLCMCLGFEGRYRVMIDGRSQLEALRERTAATIRSARGEHERELSPHWRGVSVARDRLAQFMPPWVGIAIGVALLLALLFGLRLKLAADAEPVFKNIHALGEIPVQTLDRPVIQPKIVERPRLAGFLAEDIKAGRVAVEDAVDRSVVTIRGDELFASASASILDDYQPLMLRIADAVRKVKGQVRITGHSDNRPIATLRFPSNWKLSQARAESVLQILAAKTGQPERFSAEGRSDTEPLATNATAEGRARNRRVEISVLAEGVE
- the tssK gene encoding type VI secretion system baseplate subunit TssK, coding for MSWNNRVVWSEGMFIGTQHFQQHDRYLENLIDARSRPLSTGAWGFSELRIDQGLLAQGKLAIVSARGLLPDGTPFNIPHDDLAPSPLCIDDNLRDGLVYLALPLKRAGARDTVDEGEELGGARYLSQVREVRDDNAPFENRAPVAVGSRALRLLTAQDGLSDYAAIGVVRVKEKRADRALVLDDSYIPPVLDVAASKPLSAFRSELLGLLHQRGEALAGRVVASGAGGASEIADFMLLQLVNRAQPLVNHLSQISPLHPERLFSELVSLAGEFSTFTHSARRPEQYPQYQHDELAMSFAPVMQALREALSMLIDSKATPIPIVEKAYGVHVAMLADRTLLENASFILVVRADVPGETLRGRFAQQSKVGSVEHIRDLVNLQLPGIGLLPLPVAPRQLPYHAGSTYYELDRGSEHWKQLVHSGGFAFHVAGEFPGLNLAFWAIRG
- the tssJ gene encoding type VI secretion system lipoprotein TssJ, with the protein product MIQRLLTLVAMLVLAACAKDTPPPGEPAKEAPGATTVELHFQAVSGLNPGPDGQSTPVRVRIFELKNPATFMRADYFALAERAPATLGPDLIDQDEVLVKPGDQFTLKRTLDPATRQVGLLVGYREVDQALWRVGVNTAQRLSNQYQIVLDVRAVSAELVASPSSPAQ